The Penaeus monodon isolate SGIC_2016 chromosome 6, NSTDA_Pmon_1, whole genome shotgun sequence genomic sequence CTCATGGACAAGAGTCATCCAACATGACGCTTTTCAGGCATTTTGACAGTTTCAGCGATCATGCCAAGATCCAGCACGAGGGGGAGCCTGAGTCGCATAGTGTACCCATGTCGTTATTCAAGGTGCCCTCCTCATCGTACGATTTAGAGAGTCAGAATTTCGAATCTCGCTACTCCGATTTCTACGGGCTTCAGCCCAATCCCCAGGAGCCTCTGCTTAGCACTGTGTCGGCAATGGAGCCCTGCAAAGGGAAACGGGAAGAAGCAGCAGAGGTGACTGGAGCTGCGAATGACCACGTGACCCAGAACTTAAAAGAGCAGACAACACACGCAGACGAAAACACAAACGTGGAGACTCGAGAAAGTACTGCTGAGTTTAGAGAAGCAAATCTAAAGTTTACCGCAGCCAACCTCTCACCAGAATATAAGGACGTTTCTGGTGAAAAATCAGAGCTGCGACAGGATGACTTCTTGTCATCTCTTGACCTCAGGAGCAGCGTCAGAGTCCCAGTCAAGCGTCGACATGACGAAGACGAGGAAGaatatgacgatgacgacgacgacgacgcacGGCCTCCGCATCACCACACAGGAGGCAAATGGAGACCAGGGAGCCGACCGCCGCCGTCGGTCGGAGGCAAGTGGAGGCCAGCCACGCCGAGGAGCGAGCTGGAGGAGGACGAGTTGGAGGCGGACGACGCAGAGGATGACGACTTTTCCCAAATGCCTCCGCCTCCTACCTACACCAAGGGGAAGTGGTTACCTGGGAAGAAATTGACGAACATTATCAAGGTCGGCAGCAGCATCGAGTACCACTGCCATGCTTGCAACAGGACTCTTAAAGGCAAGGAGACCTATGAGCGCCACCTCAATTCAGAGCTACACTTCGTCAATGAGAACAAAGCTTCGGCGTTGAAAGACTCAAAAGTACATGCAGATGTCACTCCCAGTAGTGTACCAAGCAGACCAGTGAGATCGAAGAAACTGGAGGCCCAGAGTTTTCTAAAGTCTACAATTGCAAGGCTGAAGAGTAGGAAGATAGTGTCTCCTCACAGCCGCAGCTCCCCGGCATCCCATAAGGCAAGCCGTGCAGAGGCCCAGACTTTATCGGACAACAAGGTAGTGCATGTTAAGCAAGAGATTAAGGTGGAGCCCCAAGTcgacgaggacgaggaagaaataaaaacgacAGCTTGCATCAAACCAAAGTTGCTTTGTCCAATATGTAAACTGTCTTTTGGTGAACCATATGCAGCTCTGCATTTTGCTTCATTGGCACATATTCACAATGAGCTGGAGTATAAACAAAACCCTTCCGATGAAGTTAATGATAGCTATagaaaaataatacttaataattttaGTGCAATAGTAAAAACATCACCATTCCATTGCATTCCATGtagtttttattgcaatttaCACGAGGACTTCGTCACTCACATGAAGACCCATAAAAATGATCCAGAGGATGATGAAGTCAAGACTCTGTATACGTGTTCAGTCTGTAATGACGAGGATGGCCTGCTCTTACCAAATGCCATTCGACATCTCCAGACGCCTCACCATCTAAGCAATGCTCGCGACGTGGTGCTTCAAGCACACCAGGTGATCATGTCCTGTAGGTCAGCGGTGGTGTGCCCTCTGGGGGACGGCACATTCCGCTATTTCCGCGAATACCGAAGACACCGAAGGCTGCAGCACCAGGACCCAGGCTTCCAGCTGAGCGACCAGCGGCTCCTCCGTTGTCCCCAGTGCAATTTCCGGGCACTGCGAGAGCGACAGATTCGCGCCCACATCAAAGAGGCTCATGAGCTCACGAGGAAGAGCGATGCTTACCACTGCTTCGTCTGTGGGTTGGCCTTCGTCACTCACAGGCAAGCCGAGCTGCATCGGCGTTCTGCGGAACATCGCGCCACATTGGGCAGGCAGCGTGGCCTCTCGGTGCTGAGGACATGCACGCTTTGTTATGTGGAAGTGGAGGATCTTCCAGCACTTCGACGGCATATGTGCCAGGAGCACCGGAAGGACTGCACGCCTTGTCATCTGTGTGGTCTGGTGCCGCCGCTGCGTTCCGACCTGGCGCAGCATCAGCGCAATTGTGGTGGTACCCCCGGAGACTGGGCTGGAATGCACAAGTGCGAACTCTGCTCCTTCAAGAATGATCTTTTGGCTCACGTCCTAACCCACACAACACTTGCTCATGGACAACGGGGTGCTGACAACCGCTACAGTTGTCACATCTGCAAGGTAAAATGCATTTAATAGCCATGTGCATAAACATAGTAGTATAATCTTTACAAAAAGCAAACACTGTAtgtgataaaaacaaattatatatatatatatatatatatatatatatatatatataaaatatatatcatatatatatacatatatacataacatatatatatatatatatatatatatatatatatatatatatatatataatatatacataacacccaaacactatacacacacaccacgcatacatactactatacatacatacatactataattatatatatatatatataatcactatatcatatatactatatatcagatcatacatatacatacataatatatatatctatatattatatatatatataatatatatatattatatatatacatatatatagctattatatatatatgtatatatattattttatatataatatataatatatatctatatatatatatatatgtatatatatattacatatatattatatatatatatatgatatcttataatatatattattatgtagatatatatatatagtgtgtgtgtgtgtgtgtgtgtgtggtgtgtgtgtgtgtgtgtgtgtgtgtggtgtgtgtgtgtgtgtgtaaacacacacaaacacacacgcaccacacacacacacacgcacgcacgcacccacacacacacacacacacacacacacaacacacacccaaacacccacccaaacacacacacccaaacacacacacccaaacacacacacacacacacacacacacacacacacacacacacacacacacacacacacacagctttatatatgtgagctgggttacagtgtgtttgtgtgtgtatgtatgtgtatgtgtgtgtatgtatatgtatatatatatatatatatatatatatatatatatatatatatatgtgtgtgtgtgtggtgtgtgtgtgtgtgtgtgtgtgtgtgtgtgtgtgtgtttgtgtgtttgtatgtttgtgtgtgtgtgtgtgtgtgttttgtgtgtgtgtgtgtgtgtgtgtgtgtgtgtgtgtgtgtgtgtgtgtgtgtgtaacccagctatatatatatgatgttactgaaatgtgtatgccaatgttattctatttatctgttgttatattctacatgacttgtataatcttatgtattgtcacatgcctatattcccacacacacacatacatataagtatgtccattgctttacctgtttattcgtctctcgttgccacactagacattcctatgttgtattgtctatccccttccacaagagctatgcattgttgtaacactacctttcatcaccagtgattgccatatgttaagcacatgatctatgcccatctttagaccactgtaggagatgacaggcagactccctgcggggagccgaggagcaacacctcgttcctcggcgcagccgtactccatcattactatacaaataaaagggagtcattacatcttgctcgtctaccttacaccctaagctcgccacctaccatactcttgtagggcccatcattccggctccttacacacacacacacacacatacacacacacacaacacacacacacacacacacacacacacacacacacacacacacacacacacacacacacacacacacacacacacacacacacacacacacacacacacacatgtgtgtgtgtgtgcgtgtgcgcatgtatatgtgtgtgtggattaaaAGCCCTGTCTCTAAAGTTGTTATATTTAAAtgcagacaaagctgaggttctCGTCCGTCAAGGGCCACATGCTGAGCCACAGCAACGAGTGGCCTCACGCCTGCCACTTGTGCTCCCGGAAGTTCCCTCGCCAGAAGTGGCTGGACCGTCACCTGAGCGCCGTCCACACGAGAGGCGAGGCCCAGCTCTCCGACGGCCCTGCTCTCTGCGACACCTGCGGCAAAACATTCTCAAACAGGTGTTAACTcgtaaaagtttaaaaagtatTATTTACTGAAATTTAAACTTGTTAATTAGTGTCTGCAGTATATATGTTTCAGTGTGTCTAACATACATTGGATATAATTGCAACAGATGGCACCTTCAGCGACATCAGCAGGAGGCGCATAGTCACGCTGCCCTCACGCCGCCCTCGCAGAGCGAAAAGGTTCCTACCGATGCTGCCGGCGAGGGTGCCGTCGCGCCTCGAGCCTCCCGGGCCAAGCGGGCGGCGCCACCCGTGCCCACGCCCACGCTGTGCGACGTGTGTGGAGTGCAGTGTGACAGCGCTAGCATGCTGAAGGCGTAAGTTCTGTGACGGCAAGTAAACATTGGCAACA encodes the following:
- the LOC119574330 gene encoding zinc finger protein 423-like isoform X3, with protein sequence MDDEEDIHVCLRCRDTIIGLASYVAHRRAGCSAAREGQKEERLAEGSETKSRAEIQANEAEREVSASEASGEFTVQPRPGEGPPNMTQETFSDNVRSHSSGPRDETASATVDLNYVSGTPQSVHGPQRDRQEVSHIQDSYAVMEDYANALPRSHSEPEIRSDHAHLKTKPHDSMSLSRRQTPSQAPFTGYSDPLLPHGQESSNMTLFRHFDSFSDHAKIQHEGEPESHSVPMSLFKVPSSSYDLESQNFESRYSDFYGLQPNPQEPLLSTVSAMEPCKGKREEAAEVTGAANDHVTQNLKEQTTHADENTNVETRESTAEFREANLKFTAANLSPEYKDVSGEKSELRQDDFLSSLDLRSSVRVPVKRRHDEDEEEYDDDDDDDARPPHHHTGGKWRPGSRPPPSVGGKWRPATPRSELEEDELEADDAEDDDFSQMPPPPTYTKGKWLPGKKLTNIIKVGSSIEYHCHACNRTLKGKETYERHLNSELHFVNENKASALKDSKVHADVTPSSVPSRPVRSKKLEAQSFLKSTIARLKSRKIVSPHSRSSPASHKASRAEAQTLSDNKVVHVKQEIKVEPQVDEDEEEIKTTACIKPKLLCPICKLSFGEPYAALHFASLAHIHNELEYKQNPSDEVNDSYRKIILNNFSAIVKTSPFHCIPCSFYCNLHEDFVTHMKTHKNDPEDDEVKTLYTCSVCNDEDGLLLPNAIRHLQTPHHLSNARDVVLQAHQVIMSCRSAVVCPLGDGTFRYFREYRRHRRLQHQDPGFQLSDQRLLRCPQCNFRALRERQIRAHIKEAHELTRKSDAYHCFVCGLAFVTHRQAELHRRSAEHRATLGRQRGLSVLRTCTLCYVEVEDLPALRRHMCQEHRKDCTPCHLCGLVPPLRSDLAQHQRNCGGTPGDWAGMHKCELCSFKNDLLAHVLTHTTLAHGQRGADNRYSCHICKTKLRFSSVKGHMLSHSNEWPHACHLCSRKFPRQKWLDRHLSAVHTRGEAQLSDGPALCDTCGKTFSNRWHLQRHQQEAHSHAALTPPSQSEKVPTDAAGEGAVAPRASRAKRAAPPVPTPTLCDVCGVQCDSASMLKAHRQGHKRREGDVYQCPHCNYSTGHLPHLRRHLRLHTGSTPFSCPYCAYSCNNQENLRKHMLKTKRHPGRFMYECRLCASLFGADAAALRRWVTAPTMPGRPRGTPWGPWRTRGPSLRPVPCRPWRASSSRPTTPRSSTRTSSRSTAATSTPRKR
- the LOC119574330 gene encoding zinc finger protein 423-like isoform X2, coding for MDDEEDIHVCLRCRDTIIGLASYVAHRRAGCSAAREGQKEERLAEGSETKSRAEIQANEAEREVSASEASGEFTVQPRPGEGPPNMTQETFSDNVRSHSSGPRDETASATVDLNYVSGTPQSVHGPQRDRQEVSHIQDSYAVMEDYANALPRSHSEPEIRSDHAHLKTKPHDSMSLSRRQTPSQAPFTGYSDPLLPHGQESSNMTLFRHFDSFSDHAKIQHEGEPESHSVPMSLFKVPSSSYDLESQNFESRYSDFYGLQPNPQEPLLSTVSAMEPCKGKREEAAEVTGAANDHVTQNLKEQTTHADENTNVETRESTAEFREANLKFTAANLSPEYKDVSGEKSELRQDDFLSSLDLRSSVRVPVKRRHDEDEEEYDDDDDDDARPPHHHTGGKWRPGSRPPPSVGGKWRPATPRSELEEDELEADDAEDDDFSQMPPPPTYTKGKWLPGKKLTNIIKVGSSIEYHCHACNRTLKGKETYERHLNSELHFVNENKASALKDSKVHADVTPSSVPSRPVRSKKLEAQSFLKSTIARLKSRKIVSPHSRSSPASHKASRAEAQTLSDNKVVHVKQEIKVEPQVDEDEEEIKTTACIKPKLLCPICKLSFGEPYAALHFASLAHIHNELEYKQNPSDEVNDSYRKIILNNFSAIVKTSPFHCIPCSFYCNLHEDFVTHMKTHKNDPEDDEVKTLYTCSVCNDEDGLLLPNAIRHLQTPHHLSNARDVVLQAHQVIMSCRSAVVCPLGDGTFRYFREYRRHRRLQHQDPGFQLSDQRLLRCPQCNFRALRERQIRAHIKEAHELTRKSDAYHCFVCGLAFVTHRQAELHRRSAEHRATLGRQRGLSVLRTCTLCYVEVEDLPALRRHMCQEHRKDCTPCHLCGLVPPLRSDLAQHQRNCGGTPGDWAGMHKCELCSFKNDLLAHVLTHTTLAHGQRGADNRYSCHICKTKLRFSSVKGHMLSHSNEWPHACHLCSRKFPRQKWLDRHLSAVHTRGEAQLSDGPALCDTCGKTFSNRWHLQRHQQEAHSHAALTPPSQSEKVPTDAAGEGAVAPRASRAKRAAPPVPTPTLCDVCGVQCDSASMLKAHRQGHKRREGDVYQCPHCNYSTGHLPHLRRHLRLHTGSTPFSCPYCAYSCNNQENLRKHMLKTKRHPGRFMYECRLCASLFGADAAALRRWVTAPTMPGRPRGTPWGPWRTRGPSLRPVPCRPWRASSSRPTTPRSSTRTSSRSTAATSTPRKRWQRKRGSAAGGGRAQRRTQVLLKGGRPSVNPPAPPRPAW
- the LOC119574330 gene encoding zinc finger protein 423-like isoform X1, with the protein product MDDEEDIHVCLRCRDTIIGLASYVAHRRAGCSAAREGQKEERLAEGSETKSRAEIQANEAEREVSASEASGEFTVQPRPGEGPPNMTQETFSDNVRSHSSGPRDETASATVDLNYVSGTPQSVHGPQRDRQEVSHIQDSYAVMEDYANALPRSHSEPEIRSDHAHLKTKPHDSMSLSRRQTPSQAPFTGYSDPLLPHGQESSNMTLFRHFDSFSDHAKIQHEGEPESHSVPMSLFKVPSSSYDLESQNFESRYSDFYGLQPNPQEPLLSTVSAMEPCKGKREEAAEVTGAANDHVTQNLKEQTTHADENTNVETRESTAEFREANLKFTAANLSPEYKDVSGEKSELRQDDFLSSLDLRSSVRVPVKRRHDEDEEEYDDDDDDDARPPHHHTGGKWRPGSRPPPSVGGKWRPATPRSELEEDELEADDAEDDDFSQMPPPPTYTKGKWLPGKKLTNIIKVGSSIEYHCHACNRTLKGKETYERHLNSELHFVNENKASALKDSKVHADVTPSSVPSRPVRSKKLEAQSFLKSTIARLKSRKIVSPHSRSSPASHKASRAEAQTLSDNKVVHVKQEIKVEPQVDEDEEEIKTTACIKPKLLCPICKLSFGEPYAALHFASLAHIHNELEYKQNPSDEVNDSYRKIILNNFSAIVKTSPFHCIPCSFYCNLHEDFVTHMKTHKNDPEDDEVKTLYTCSVCNDEDGLLLPNAIRHLQTPHHLSNARDVVLQAHQVIMSCRSAVVCPLGDGTFRYFREYRRHRRLQHQDPGFQLSDQRLLRCPQCNFRALRERQIRAHIKEAHELTRKSDAYHCFVCGLAFVTHRQAELHRRSAEHRATLGRQRGLSVLRTCTLCYVEVEDLPALRRHMCQEHRKDCTPCHLCGLVPPLRSDLAQHQRNCGGTPGDWAGMHKCELCSFKNDLLAHVLTHTTLAHGQRGADNRYSCHICKTKLRFSSVKGHMLSHSNEWPHACHLCSRKFPRQKWLDRHLSAVHTRGEAQLSDGPALCDTCGKTFSNRWHLQRHQQEAHSHAALTPPSQSEKVPTDAAGEGAVAPRASRAKRAAPPVPTPTLCDVCGVQCDSASMLKAHRQGHKRREGDVYQCPHCNYSTGHLPHLRRHLRLHTGSTPFSCPYCAYSCNNQENLRKHMLKTKRHPGRFMYECRLCASLFGADAAALRRWVTAPTMPGRPRGTPWGPWRTRGPSLRPVPCRPWRASSSRPTTPRSSTRTSSRSTAATSTPRKRSSSCRRARPARRRTTAPARSSSSCRTSSASRPGTWRHCCRPSAWRPRRPTASPS